A genomic window from Salvia hispanica cultivar TCC Black 2014 chromosome 5, UniMelb_Shisp_WGS_1.0, whole genome shotgun sequence includes:
- the LOC125189986 gene encoding uncharacterized protein LOC125189986 — protein sequence MTMCSLWHQRQLKVVESKLRRWHAVCKFPAGMTKDGIAIITETDTEKANECSWEVSVTQRAHDDLWEIRKWVRRHVCECHRVNREYANFSSAMIALCIRHQVQEDVAFRASNMKTYIYERFNVVISYKKAWYARTKALEIVFGGWDESFKQLPSYMLELQSQNPGTIVEWKHNELLSHGHKKVFSYVFWEFGAAIHAFQLAQPVLTIDETHLRGRFKCKLLVACGFDANKKCLPIAYAVVDEETGDSWTWFLKHVRIHVVKYQREMCIISDNHKGIFKAMDSDE from the coding sequence ATGACTATGTGCAGTTTGTGGCATCAAAGGCAGCTCAAGGTCGTTGAGAGCAAGTTAAGAAGGTGGCATGCTGTATGCAAATTTCCAGCTGGAATGACAAAAGATGGGATAGCTATTATCACTGAGACCGACACTGAAAAAGCGAATGAATGTTCGTGGGAAGTTTCTGTTACACAAAGGGCCCATGATGATCTTTGGGAAATTAGGAAGTGGGTGAGACGGCATGTTTGTGAATGTCATCGTGTGAATAGAGAATATGCTAACTTTTCATCAGCGATGATTGCTCTGTGTATACGACATCAAGTACAAGAAGATGTTGCTTTCAGGGCCTCGAACATGAAAACCTATATTTATGAAAGATTCAACGTGGTAATCAGTTACAAGAAGGCATGGTATGCACGAACAAAGGCTTTAGAGATTGTCTTTGGTGGATGGGATGAATCATTCAAACAGTTACCAAGCTACATGCTTGAACTGCAGTCACAGAATCCAGGCACAATTGTTGAGTGGAAGCACAACGAGCTGTTGAGTCACGGACATAAAAAGGTGTTTAGTTATGTTTTCTGGGAATTTGGGGCTGCTATACATGCTTTTCAGCTGGCCCAACCGGTTTTAACAATTGACGAGACTCACCTCCGAGGAAGATTTAAATGTAAATTGCTTGTTGCTTGTGGTTTTGATGCTAACAAAAAATGCTTGCCTATTGCATATGCTGTTGTTGATGAGGAAACTGGCGACAGTTGGACATGGTTCTTGAAACATGTAAGAATTCATGTGGTGAAATACCAGAGGGAGATGTGCATCATATCGGATAATCATAAAGGAATCTTCAAGGCTATGGATTCTGATGAATGA
- the LOC125190876 gene encoding alpha-farnesene synthase-like: protein MNMVTAAANLPRRTANYKPNIWNYDHLQSLTTTFHLEEHQSEAETLKDQVCSEFRELRDPLHKLELIDLIDKLALSHYFEEEISKSVKEMACASMDADPYSAALYFRILRHHGYHVSQDGILQLLDAEEKVTRGVQWDDKARLEIFEASHLGVDSESLFDRAKAFAAKKFSICHRNVRWFNVRSYMHENNNSVIHCLAGLSFNTIQLQHQNDLKDIIRWWRNLGLLEVLTFSRDRVVESFLWAVGVAYEPQHGSLRKWLTKAILLVLIIDDVYDIYGSMDELEQFSIAVERWDPSEIHQLPEALKRCFWMLYDTANDIDLEIQKEKGWTSVLPHLKKVWIGFCKALLVEAKWLWNGESPSLVKYLENGWVSSSGLVLSLHALLGAGHDMDETVAAFDNNQEIIHHASLIIRLCNDQGTSKAELERGDSPSSIVCHMREANVGEEEARGHIRELITDSWKRMNGIMMRCPRPQQGMLRHVVNTARVANFIYQNGDGFGVQDRETKEQVLSCLIKPMHLSLSRPTN from the exons ATGAATATGGTAACTGCAGCTGCAAATCTTCCCAGGCGGACAGCTAATTACAAGCCCAACATTTGGAACTACGACCACTTACAATCGCTTACTACTACATTCCAT TTGGAGGAGCACCAAAGTGAAGCAGAGACTCTAAAAGACCAAGTTTGCAGCGAGTTTCGCGAGTTGAGAGATCCATTGCACAAGCTGGAGCTGATAGATTTGATTGACAAACTGGCTCTTTCCCATTACTTCGAGGAAGAGATCAGTAAGTCCGTAAAGGAGATGGCGTGCGCGAGCATGGATGCCGATCCATACTCTGCTGCGTTGTATTTCAGGATTCTAAGGCACCATGGCTATCATGTTTCACAAG ATGGAATACTGCAGTTATTAGATGCAGAGGAGAAGGTAACCAGAGGCGTGCAATGGGACGACAAGGCGAGGCTTGAAATATTCGAAGCGTCCCATCTGGGCGTGGACAGTGAATCTCTGTTCGATAGAGCAAAAGCCTTTGCTGCTAAGAAATTTTCCATTTGTCATCGGAATGTGAGATGGTTTAACGTAAGAAGTTACATGCATGAAAATAACAATTCAGTCATTCACTGCTTGGCTGGACTCAGCTTTAACACCATTCAACTCCAGCACCAGAATGATCTCAAGGACATTATAAG ATGGTGGAGGAATCTGGGGTTGTTGGAAGTTCTAACCTTCTCGAGAGATCGAGTGGTGGAAAGCTTTTTGTGGGCTGTGGGCGTTGCTTATGAACCACAGCATGGAAGCCTTAGGAAATGGCTCACAAAAGCCATCTTGTTGGTACTAATCATTGATGATGTGTATGACATTTATGGCTCCATGGATGAACTGGAACAGTTCTCAATTGCAGTAGAAAG GTGGGACCCAAGTGAAATTCATCAGCTGCCAGAAGCCTTAAAGAGATGCTTTTGGATGCTGTATGATACTGCCAATGACATTGATCTTGAAATCCAAAAGGAAAAAGGCTGGACCTCGGTTTTACCTCATTTGAAGAAAGTG TGGATAGgattttgcaaagcattgcttGTGGAAGCAAAGTGGCTGTGGAATGGCGAATCTCCATCTCTTGTAAAATATCTGGAGAATGGGTGGGTATCATCGTCCGGCCTGGTGCTCTCTCTTCATGCGCTGCTCGGTGCTGGCCACGACATGGATGAGACCGTTGCCGCCTTCGATAACAACCAAGAAATAATCCACCATGCCTCCCTCATTATCCGGCTATGCAATGATCAAGGAACTTCTAAG GCTGAATTGGAGAGAGGTGATTCGCCGTCGTCAATCGTGTGCCACATGAGAGAGGCGAATGTGGGAGAGGAAGAAGCTCGGGGGCATATTAGAGAGCTGATAACGgattcatggaagagaatgaATGGGATTATGATGAGGTGTCCACGTCCACAGCAGGGCATGTTGAGACATGTAGTGAACACAGCAAGAGTTGCTAATTTCATTTATCAGAATGGAGACGGTTTTGGGGTTCAAGATCGAGAGACCAAAGAACAAGTCTTATCCTGCTTGATTAAGCCAATGCACCTCTCTCTGTCTAGaccaactaattaa
- the LOC125188919 gene encoding uncharacterized protein LOC125188919: MHAERSLTFGDGIHGDGKELPQSYERSISAIRVDSKEKYTAATANGFQSSERPKLKLLPRSKPLENIESPSDHQQRYEHTSDNLHMEDKYEVKIPTVGDQAPESPKLNLTPRSQSHEQLEGIKEAKRGTVFGEARHRELVLKARGVEDDLNNYEGQPALRVKEVSPKGDALMHGSSARYSEKFEGILIRVGGSTKGGIAKSCGQPSQRKTRKNEEAPVGKGTHQSRQ; this comes from the exons ATGCATGCTGAAAGAAGTCTAACATTCGGAGATGGGATTCATGGTGATGGAAAGGAGTTACCTCAATCTTATGAGAGGTCTATATCTGCAATACGTGTGGATTCAAAAGAGAAATACACTGCTGCTACTGCTAATGGTTTCCAGTCATCAGAAAGACCAAAGCTTAAATTACTTCCAAGATCAAAACCATTGGAGAACATAGAATCACCAAGTGATCACCAGCAG AGATATGAGCATACTAGTGATAATCTCCATATGGAGGATAAATATGAAGTTAAAATTCCTACTGTTGGTGATCAAGCTCCAGAGAGCCCAAAACTGAATTTAACACCAAGATCACAATCTCATGAGCAACTTGAAGGAATCAAAGAAGCCAAAAG AGGGACTGTTTTTGGGGAAGCTCGCCACCGGGAATTG GTTCTTAAGGCACGCGGGGTTGAAGATGACTTAAACAACTACGAGGGTCAACCTGCGTTGAG GGTGAAGGAAGTTTCTCCAAAGGGTGATGCCCTCATGCATGGATCTTCTGCACGTTACAGCGAAAAATTTGAAGGGATTCTGATACGAGTTGGAGGGTCTACAAAAGGGGGAATCGCCAAGTCATGTGGCCAACCGAGTCAGAGGAAAACGAGGAAGAATGAAGAAGCGCCAGTTGGAAAAGGCACGCACCAATCTAGGCAGTAG